One window of Gloeothece citriformis PCC 7424 genomic DNA carries:
- a CDS encoding Hsp70 family protein, which produces MLRLGIDFGTCYSSAAIALNSQKPQLIREPLQHNYSFPSCVYVTEQGEILVGQAAQNQHILHPERYRAFFKRDLGSPEPYMLGNRPFLPEELVTEVIRKLKNEADQMVKSLGNGSITDAVITVPATYRANKRQLMEKAAKAAGFNEVKLLEEPVTAAIYYAQQYKLEEEEIILVYDLGAGTFDATLLQKQGTNYQILAAPVGLSHCGGMDFDREIYKDLSERCSESLRERLDPHNRSKEAFQARAIVGDLCRTLKHQLSEALSGEILIPITLESYHLNRQDFNQMIAPLVEETLESCHQLVRNARINWEQISQVLLVGGSCRIPDVKAAVEKAFNQPPLLVDDPELAVCLGAAIDGFKENERKREQRKILANLETEPKLREKKVEEEKERVERQKLEAERQARIEAERKLKEKEKQECQRVEQERLEAEKQARIKAERKLKEKEEQERQRVEGQKLEKEKLEAENRRKTTLISGLVGFCVLAGIIIVSQTGQQREDNSPPIIIHESSPIAPQKNETETNNSLNLQPQNSVEKINVNKAISVIENLYYTLSAKNYGEAEQLYTPQLSAAFNPSFFTQFERVTVEDLQVTSQTESSINLIGQNTYVYPDGSTQREERSYTVRNVDGKAKITASEFIKVTKSR; this is translated from the coding sequence ATGCTTAGGTTAGGTATAGACTTTGGAACTTGTTATTCGAGCGCAGCAATCGCTTTAAACTCTCAAAAACCTCAATTAATTAGAGAACCCCTCCAACATAATTACTCTTTTCCTTCCTGCGTTTATGTTACTGAACAGGGAGAAATTCTAGTAGGTCAAGCGGCTCAGAACCAGCATATTCTTCACCCAGAGCGATATCGTGCTTTCTTTAAACGAGATTTAGGCAGTCCTGAACCTTATATGTTGGGAAACCGGCCATTTCTACCAGAAGAATTGGTGACTGAAGTGATTCGCAAGTTGAAAAATGAAGCGGATCAGATGGTAAAAAGTTTGGGAAATGGCTCTATTACTGATGCTGTTATTACTGTACCAGCAACTTACCGAGCCAACAAGCGTCAATTAATGGAGAAGGCAGCCAAAGCAGCAGGATTTAACGAGGTAAAACTACTCGAAGAACCTGTTACAGCAGCTATTTACTATGCTCAACAATACAAACTGGAGGAAGAAGAAATAATTCTGGTTTACGATTTAGGAGCAGGAACGTTTGATGCTACTTTACTGCAAAAACAAGGTACTAATTATCAAATTTTAGCGGCTCCTGTGGGACTATCCCATTGTGGAGGAATGGATTTTGATCGGGAAATTTATAAAGATTTATCAGAACGCTGTAGTGAATCTTTGCGAGAACGTCTAGATCCCCATAATCGTAGTAAAGAAGCGTTTCAAGCTCGCGCTATCGTTGGCGATTTGTGTCGTACCCTTAAACATCAACTTAGTGAGGCACTATCAGGGGAAATTTTAATTCCCATAACCTTAGAATCTTATCATCTGAATCGTCAAGATTTCAATCAAATGATTGCACCTTTAGTTGAGGAAACCCTTGAATCTTGCCACCAGTTGGTTAGAAATGCGAGGATTAATTGGGAGCAAATCAGCCAAGTTTTGCTGGTAGGAGGTAGTTGTCGTATTCCTGATGTAAAAGCGGCAGTAGAAAAGGCATTTAATCAACCTCCTTTATTAGTAGATGATCCGGAGTTAGCAGTTTGTTTAGGTGCGGCTATTGATGGCTTTAAAGAAAATGAAAGGAAGAGAGAACAAAGGAAAATCCTAGCAAACTTGGAAACTGAACCTAAGCTTAGGGAAAAAAAAGTAGAGGAAGAAAAAGAACGAGTTGAAAGACAAAAATTAGAAGCTGAAAGACAAGCAAGAATAGAGGCTGAACGCAAGCTTAAAGAAAAGGAAAAACAAGAATGTCAAAGAGTTGAGCAAGAAAGATTGGAAGCTGAAAAACAAGCAAGAATAAAGGCTGAACGCAAGCTTAAAGAAAAAGAGGAACAAGAACGTCAACGAGTTGAAGGACAAAAATTAGAAAAGGAAAAGCTCGAAGCTGAAAACAGACGCAAAACTACACTTATTAGTGGTCTAGTAGGTTTCTGTGTTTTGGCAGGGATAATAATTGTATCTCAAACAGGGCAGCAAAGAGAAGACAATAGCCCACCAATAATAATTCATGAATCATCACCAATAGCGCCTCAAAAAAATGAAACGGAGACGAATAATTCTTTAAATTTACAGCCTCAAAATTCTGTAGAAAAAATTAATGTAAATAAAGCTATCTCAGTAATCGAGAACCTCTACTATACTTTGTCAGCAAAAAACTATGGTGAAGCTGAACAATTATATACTCCTCAATTATCTGCTGCATTTAATCCAAGTTTTTTTACTCAGTTTGAAAGAGTTACAGTAGAAGATTTACAAGTAACTTCTCAAACAGAATCCTCAATTAATCTTATTGGTCAAAATACTTATGTTTATCCCGACGGTTCAACACAAAGAGAAGAACGATCTTACACAGTGAGAAATGTTGATGGAAAAGCGAAAATTACCGCCTCTGAGTTCATAAAAGTAACAAAATCTAGATAA
- a CDS encoding ATP-dependent RecD-like DNA helicase, producing MNLRDSCVPYRCPTPESLTGVVERITYHAEESGYTVARIQCPRAKELVTVVGNFANIQAGQTLQLKGIWKNHPQYGQQFEVQQYTETKPATLTGMEKYLGSGLIKGLGPVMARRIVAHFGLETLEIIENKTERLIEVPGIGKKRVVMIQKAWATQKAIKEVMVFLQGHGVSTAYAVKIFKQYGQNAIATVTDNPYQLADDIYGIGFLTADKIAQNVGVSPWSKYRYKSGLLHVLSQAAEDGHCFLPQPELMKLGAEILSNGGHQAEIEAISAIIEEMGQQQALMVEKGEGGMPLCYKPAFFYTEENLAQLLRQQLSLPVEVDLPRVRNWIERFTQSRGISLSPQQQQAVEMAVSSRIMVLTGGPGTGKTFCTRTIVALWKAMGKKIGLAAPTGRAAQRMGEVTGLEAKTLHRMLEFDPSTMGFKRDKDNPLPYDALVVDETSMLDLFLAHSLLKAIASGACLLLVGDRDQLPSVGPGKVLADLIDSGKIPIVRLSVVFRQASQSAIIRAAHQINEGQYPYLEPISDPAKSDCLWHNGGTEPEHGVQVVCELIRDFIPRQGFNPLTDVQVLCPMTRGAVGTRNFNQVLQQLINPPSPDKAEVSTRGMTFRVGDRVIQLKNDYEREVFNGDLGRVWAIDPVEQELTICFDGRDVVYDFADLNEIALAWSISIHKSQGSEYPVVLLPIYTSHYIMLSRNLIYTGLTRAKKLAIIIGSSKAIGMAVRQVNQQERYTRLKERLGVKLMEVWR from the coding sequence ATGAATCTAAGAGACTCCTGTGTACCTTATCGATGTCCAACTCCTGAATCGCTTACCGGCGTGGTAGAACGCATTACCTATCACGCCGAAGAATCGGGTTATACCGTCGCTCGGATACAATGCCCCAGAGCAAAGGAATTGGTGACGGTAGTGGGCAACTTTGCCAATATTCAAGCCGGACAGACTCTTCAACTCAAGGGAATCTGGAAAAATCACCCCCAATACGGACAGCAGTTTGAGGTTCAGCAATACACTGAAACCAAACCGGCCACACTCACGGGCATGGAGAAATATTTGGGCAGTGGCTTAATAAAAGGACTTGGCCCAGTAATGGCCAGACGAATCGTAGCCCACTTTGGGCTAGAAACCCTAGAAATCATCGAAAATAAGACCGAAAGGCTGATTGAAGTCCCAGGCATCGGCAAAAAGCGCGTTGTCATGATTCAAAAGGCTTGGGCTACCCAGAAAGCTATCAAAGAAGTCATGGTTTTCTTGCAGGGACATGGGGTTTCTACTGCTTACGCCGTTAAAATCTTTAAGCAGTACGGACAAAATGCGATCGCCACCGTTACCGATAATCCCTATCAACTCGCCGATGATATTTATGGGATCGGTTTTTTGACAGCCGATAAAATTGCCCAGAATGTAGGGGTGTCTCCCTGGTCAAAATATCGCTACAAATCGGGTCTTCTGCACGTTTTAAGCCAAGCCGCCGAGGACGGACATTGTTTTTTACCTCAACCAGAATTGATGAAGCTAGGAGCGGAAATTCTCAGTAATGGGGGACATCAAGCCGAAATAGAAGCGATTAGTGCCATTATTGAGGAGATGGGGCAGCAACAAGCCTTAATGGTGGAAAAAGGAGAGGGGGGGATGCCTTTATGCTACAAACCGGCTTTCTTTTATACTGAAGAAAACCTTGCTCAATTACTGCGACAACAACTTTCACTACCGGTTGAAGTGGATTTACCCCGTGTTAGGAATTGGATAGAACGTTTTACTCAAAGTCGGGGGATTTCTCTTTCTCCCCAACAGCAACAAGCGGTAGAAATGGCCGTTTCTTCACGGATAATGGTTCTCACAGGGGGGCCAGGAACGGGAAAAACCTTTTGTACCCGTACTATTGTAGCTTTATGGAAGGCGATGGGGAAGAAAATCGGGTTAGCCGCTCCCACCGGACGGGCAGCCCAGAGAATGGGAGAGGTGACGGGTTTAGAAGCTAAAACTCTCCACAGAATGCTCGAATTTGACCCGTCCACGATGGGATTTAAACGAGATAAAGACAATCCCCTGCCCTACGATGCTTTAGTGGTAGATGAAACTTCGATGCTGGACTTGTTTCTGGCTCATTCGTTGTTAAAAGCGATCGCATCGGGGGCTTGTTTATTGTTAGTTGGTGACCGGGATCAATTGCCCAGTGTGGGGCCAGGAAAAGTTTTAGCCGACTTGATTGATTCGGGGAAAATTCCTATCGTGCGTCTGTCAGTAGTTTTCCGACAAGCTTCACAGAGTGCTATTATTCGGGCGGCACACCAAATTAATGAGGGTCAATATCCCTACTTAGAGCCGATTAGCGACCCTGCTAAATCAGATTGTCTGTGGCACAATGGGGGAACTGAGCCAGAACATGGGGTTCAAGTTGTATGTGAACTGATCCGTGATTTCATTCCTCGTCAGGGTTTTAATCCCCTAACAGATGTACAGGTATTATGTCCCATGACAAGGGGAGCAGTGGGGACACGCAATTTTAACCAAGTGCTTCAGCAATTAATTAACCCTCCAAGTCCCGATAAAGCCGAAGTTTCCACAAGGGGGATGACTTTTCGAGTGGGAGATAGAGTGATTCAACTGAAGAATGATTATGAGAGAGAAGTGTTTAATGGAGATTTAGGGAGAGTATGGGCTATTGATCCAGTTGAACAAGAACTAACTATCTGCTTTGACGGGCGAGATGTGGTTTATGATTTTGCTGACCTCAATGAAATAGCTTTAGCTTGGTCGATTTCCATCCATAAAAGCCAAGGGTCAGAGTATCCAGTCGTTTTGCTGCCGATTTACACCAGTCATTATATAATGCTCTCTCGAAATCTCATTTACACTGGGCTAACTCGTGCTAAGAAGTTAGCAATTATCATTGGGTCTTCTAAAGCAATAGGGATGGCCGTAAGGCAAGTGAACCAACAGGAGCGTTATACAAGGCTCAAAGAGCGCTTAGGGGTTAAATTAATGGAAGTGTGGCGATAG
- a CDS encoding HMA2 domain-containing protein, with protein MVKMLREMEKEVKKINDQVIHAIPGRIRLKNSRLQRDNQYASQVQQLVESIKAVKNVRISPAASSLIVSYNFQTLPDTILLKEIKNCFHQAEQNKGSALSSFNMSGVNPLENSQEAKNSSSSYPTKITDFKGEEFEEKFKDETDSKEAEQLQQNVQAENDATLGEQLQQNATQIVKTAKRFKMSSQCLTMFPQFPFQVGQQGFEIGIPSFCFLQPLNHDLQEVTHEQEKNTELQIIEHEMVQVNFVEGGLRLEGEWTGKFRDYLWRNPLTKKQYYTPWIPINAVGVAELEVSVVDETLWVNLSKLDIEGKSGKVMKKLVKSGFKLFVKARMLSQINKLLSNLNGTKIPTLFWPIKEEEKLKETSSNSGLTPEKLDALLSLVQINGRVTPDYLWLSVELGS; from the coding sequence ATGGTCAAAATGCTTAGAGAAATGGAAAAGGAAGTTAAAAAAATTAATGATCAAGTTATTCATGCCATACCTGGACGAATTCGCCTCAAAAATTCTCGCCTACAAAGAGATAACCAATATGCTTCTCAAGTTCAGCAATTAGTTGAATCAATTAAGGCAGTTAAAAATGTACGTATCAGTCCGGCTGCTTCTTCTCTTATTGTCTCTTACAACTTCCAAACTTTGCCAGACACAATTCTCTTAAAAGAAATCAAAAACTGTTTTCATCAAGCCGAACAAAATAAAGGTTCTGCACTTTCTTCTTTTAATATGTCTGGGGTCAACCCGTTAGAAAACTCTCAAGAAGCAAAAAACTCTTCTTCCAGTTATCCGACTAAAATAACTGATTTTAAGGGAGAAGAATTTGAGGAAAAATTTAAGGATGAAACCGACTCTAAAGAGGCAGAACAACTTCAACAAAATGTTCAAGCTGAAAATGACGCTACTTTGGGGGAACAACTTCAACAAAACGCGACCCAAATTGTCAAAACCGCCAAGAGATTTAAAATGTCTTCCCAATGCTTGACTATGTTCCCCCAATTTCCTTTCCAAGTTGGGCAGCAAGGCTTTGAGATTGGCATTCCTTCTTTTTGCTTTTTGCAACCTCTTAATCATGACCTCCAAGAAGTCACCCATGAGCAGGAAAAAAACACCGAACTACAAATTATTGAGCATGAGATGGTTCAAGTTAATTTTGTCGAGGGAGGTTTACGGCTAGAGGGAGAATGGACGGGAAAATTTCGAGATTATTTGTGGAGGAATCCGTTGACTAAAAAACAATACTACACTCCTTGGATTCCCATCAATGCCGTAGGAGTAGCCGAACTAGAGGTAAGTGTTGTCGATGAAACCCTATGGGTAAATTTATCTAAATTAGACATAGAGGGAAAATCGGGTAAGGTTATGAAAAAATTAGTTAAATCGGGATTTAAACTGTTTGTTAAAGCCAGAATGCTCAGTCAAATCAATAAACTTTTATCGAATCTTAATGGAACTAAAATTCCGACTCTTTTTTGGCCGATAAAAGAAGAAGAAAAATTAAAAGAAACTAGCTCAAATTCGGGTTTGACTCCCGAAAAACTTGATGCCCTCTTAAGCTTAGTACAAATTAATGGCCGAGTAACTCCTGATTATTTATGGTTATCGGTTGAGCTTGGAAGTTGA
- a CDS encoding Hsp70 family protein: MLKLGIDFGTCYSSAALLLEDIPTPIPAPLTPGYALPSSVFITEGGDILVGQAAENKRQKKPQRYRREFKRDLGSPDPYTLGNVSMLPEELIAEVLKKMKCEAEKVAQARGEKSLRDVLLTVPATYSSYKRNLMQEAGEKAGFKHIELLEEPVAAAIYYSRHSQINDGDIILVYDLGGGTFDATLMQKQGDKYQFLGMPKGLANCGGTDFDRLIYQELKHKCSAALRQQLEPKEAWLARAIVGDMCRDLKHQLSEQSEASIYIPMGLGQVEPFELTREAFNDMISPLIEETLDCCEQLVRSAAQDWQQVKQMLLVGGSSRIPYVKAAIERRFNISPFLVDKPELAVCLGAAISDNIPKPEPVPSQKEIIETHINSGDNLYQQGKLEEAITKYKQAIQLNANNTVACHKLEIAEQSLRDKQEAEIQRQRQQETKRQSQLKIKKEHQSSENEIQQASQKRQSELKAQEKNSRLSYNANLYFRDLIPYLQSQGFSFYPDVDFKEYELVCLALLNKEKVSFGYLLNDSWNYKIIFFISYFDKLICIDHWKTFSNFCINCANKYELNSISNLGNNCSLLCPIIVTDKVDIYLIDKVSKQKTSFLDMPKKKLMLPGIYELNNRQVIFPKNDNTFLGSFDKIFNHWRKYISQMLTH, encoded by the coding sequence ATGCTAAAACTAGGAATTGATTTCGGAACTTGTTACTCTAGTGCGGCACTTTTGTTAGAAGATATTCCTACTCCTATTCCAGCGCCGCTTACTCCAGGATATGCCCTTCCTTCTAGTGTTTTTATTACAGAAGGGGGAGATATTTTAGTTGGCCAAGCCGCCGAAAATAAACGACAGAAAAAGCCCCAACGCTATCGTAGGGAATTTAAACGAGATTTAGGGAGTCCTGACCCGTATACTTTAGGAAATGTTTCTATGTTACCTGAAGAATTAATAGCAGAAGTCCTCAAAAAAATGAAGTGTGAAGCCGAAAAAGTTGCCCAAGCTAGAGGTGAAAAATCTTTAAGGGATGTGTTGCTTACAGTACCAGCAACTTATAGTTCTTACAAACGTAATTTAATGCAGGAAGCCGGAGAAAAAGCCGGTTTTAAACACATAGAACTCTTAGAAGAACCCGTTGCAGCAGCAATCTATTATTCTCGCCATTCTCAAATTAATGATGGGGATATTATCTTAGTTTATGACTTGGGTGGGGGAACTTTTGATGCAACTTTGATGCAGAAGCAAGGGGATAAGTATCAATTTTTGGGAATGCCGAAAGGATTGGCTAATTGTGGAGGTACGGATTTTGACCGGTTAATTTATCAAGAGTTAAAGCATAAATGTAGTGCTGCATTGCGTCAACAATTAGAACCTAAAGAAGCTTGGTTAGCGAGGGCAATCGTTGGTGATATGTGTCGAGATTTAAAGCATCAATTGAGTGAACAATCAGAGGCAAGTATTTATATTCCGATGGGATTAGGACAAGTTGAACCTTTTGAGTTAACAAGAGAGGCTTTTAATGATATGATTTCGCCTCTAATCGAGGAAACTTTAGACTGTTGTGAGCAGTTAGTTAGAAGTGCAGCGCAAGATTGGCAACAAGTAAAACAGATGTTATTGGTGGGAGGCAGTAGCCGCATTCCGTATGTTAAAGCAGCAATAGAAAGAAGGTTTAATATATCTCCTTTTTTGGTAGATAAACCAGAGTTAGCAGTATGTTTAGGGGCGGCTATTAGTGATAATATTCCTAAACCTGAACCTGTTCCTTCACAAAAAGAGATAATTGAGACTCATATTAATTCGGGAGATAATTTATATCAACAAGGGAAATTAGAAGAAGCGATCACTAAATATAAACAGGCGATCCAGTTAAATGCTAATAATACAGTAGCTTGTCATAAATTAGAAATAGCAGAGCAGAGCTTAAGAGATAAACAAGAGGCTGAAATTCAACGCCAAAGACAACAAGAGACTAAACGCCAATCTCAATTAAAGATAAAAAAAGAACATCAAAGTTCTGAGAATGAAATTCAACAAGCTTCGCAAAAACGGCAATCTGAACTAAAAGCTCAAGAAAAAAATAGCCGTCTTTCTTATAATGCAAACCTCTATTTCAGAGATTTGATTCCATATTTACAGAGTCAAGGATTTTCCTTTTACCCAGATGTAGATTTTAAGGAATATGAACTTGTTTGTTTAGCTTTACTCAATAAAGAAAAAGTATCATTTGGTTATTTATTAAATGATTCCTGGAATTATAAAATTATTTTTTTTATAAGTTATTTTGATAAACTTATTTGCATTGATCACTGGAAAACATTTTCTAATTTTTGCATTAATTGTGCAAATAAGTACGAATTAAATTCAATTTCTAATTTAGGAAACAATTGCTCGTTATTATGCCCAATTATTGTTACTGATAAAGTTGATATTTACTTAATAGATAAGGTGAGTAAACAAAAAACTTCTTTTCTAGATATGCCAAAGAAAAAACTAATGTTGCCAGGGATTTATGAATTAAATAATCGCCAAGTTATCTTTCCTAAAAATGATAATACTTTTCTAGGTAGTTTTGATAAAATTTTTAACCATTGGCGTAAATATATTAGTCAGATGCTTACACACTAA
- a CDS encoding nucleotidyltransferase family protein, which produces MSALDDRTRSQIVAQVLKARANRGDFLEQMQQRQQKGWEIARQCAKILKEQFGVRRVVLFGSMLNLEEMSYDSDIDLAVWGLPEKDLFRAGAALERGHDFVVDLVEVQKAKPHILKAIEKGMEL; this is translated from the coding sequence ATGAGTGCCCTTGACGATCGAACTCGCTCTCAAATAGTAGCTCAAGTTTTAAAAGCCAGGGCTAACAGAGGGGATTTTTTAGAGCAGATGCAGCAAAGACAGCAAAAAGGTTGGGAAATCGCCAGACAATGCGCCAAAATTCTTAAGGAACAGTTTGGGGTGCGACGGGTTGTCTTATTTGGTTCGATGCTCAATCTTGAAGAAATGTCCTATGACTCCGATATTGATTTAGCGGTATGGGGATTGCCAGAAAAAGATTTATTTCGGGCAGGAGCAGCCCTAGAGAGAGGACATGATTTTGTCGTTGACCTCGTTGAAGTCCAAAAAGCCAAACCACATATTTTGAAAGCTATCGAGAAGGGTATGGAACTTTGA